One Dysosmobacter welbionis DNA segment encodes these proteins:
- a CDS encoding DUF4417 domain-containing protein, which yields MTEENYNYRTSQALLRNQFPGNGKLKIPIIPMFQEKPGDFDDLLLIGFDKTHLEDQNHLDRMVHFFLYDYRFERVWKHPDNDVEKLSRYRAVLSPDFSMYLEMAPVMQIYNVFRNRWCGAYWASKGIRVIPAVNWGDESTFDFCFEGIEKGSVVAVSTYMATEHDNCCDQKEWFIAGYDEMLRRIEPEKIICYNTPFPEMQGNIIYVDYERSFRGEDLDAFKIGSTSSGDRDTIEPYLIGKGGGSAYGADWKPNPKKPNDWKFLGNPGDINQTYNKHGELYETHIGPDGKADYEIHHSDHGNPGEHVNPHAHEIIWTPTGPSFNPMDMPLKRFIQRKEIVSMTPLIPANTPEQNQFVSISDFKWCVDKGGEIDFIWDGKEYGISHSRGRIIAYLWGQPDTTQYFATADDVLNYMVGSDRLRDVITQVTVLDRTI from the coding sequence ATGACCGAAGAAAATTACAATTACCGAACCAGTCAGGCGCTGCTTCGCAATCAGTTTCCCGGCAACGGAAAGTTGAAAATCCCCATCATTCCCATGTTCCAAGAAAAGCCCGGAGACTTTGACGACCTTTTGTTGATAGGCTTCGACAAGACCCATTTGGAGGATCAGAATCATCTTGACCGGATGGTTCACTTCTTCCTATATGACTATCGTTTTGAGCGGGTTTGGAAGCACCCAGATAATGACGTCGAAAAACTGTCCCGCTACCGTGCGGTGCTATCGCCGGATTTCAGTATGTACCTGGAGATGGCGCCTGTCATGCAGATTTACAATGTATTTCGTAATCGCTGGTGCGGTGCATATTGGGCATCCAAAGGAATCCGGGTGATTCCTGCCGTCAACTGGGGAGACGAATCTACGTTTGATTTCTGCTTTGAGGGGATTGAAAAAGGAAGCGTTGTTGCTGTCTCAACTTATATGGCCACAGAGCATGACAACTGCTGTGACCAGAAAGAATGGTTCATAGCAGGATATGACGAGATGCTGCGGCGCATTGAGCCGGAAAAAATCATCTGTTACAATACACCGTTTCCTGAAATGCAGGGCAATATCATCTACGTGGATTACGAGCGTAGTTTCCGTGGTGAAGATTTGGACGCCTTTAAAATCGGCAGCACATCGAGTGGTGATCGTGATACAATAGAGCCGTACCTGATTGGCAAAGGCGGCGGCAGTGCTTATGGCGCAGACTGGAAACCAAACCCTAAAAAACCAAACGATTGGAAGTTCTTAGGGAATCCGGGCGATATCAATCAGACATATAATAAACACGGAGAGCTTTATGAGACCCATATTGGCCCAGATGGTAAAGCCGATTATGAGATTCATCATTCAGACCATGGTAACCCGGGGGAGCATGTAAATCCCCACGCCCATGAAATTATATGGACACCAACAGGTCCAAGCTTTAATCCTATGGATATGCCATTGAAGCGATTCATACAAAGAAAGGAGATTGTTTCCATGACTCCTTTGATTCCCGCTAATACACCCGAACAGAATCAATTTGTTTCAATCAGTGATTTTAAATGGTGTGTGGACAAAGGCGGTGAAATCGACTTTATTTGGGATGGGAAAGAATACGGGATCAGCCATTCCAGGGGACGAATCATTGCCTACCTGTGGGGGCAGCCTGATACTACACAATACTTCGCAACAGCTGACGATGTCCTGAACTATATGGTAGGATCTGACCGCCTGCGCGATGTGATCACGCAGGTTACTGTGCTTGACCGGACTATCTAA
- a CDS encoding sugar ABC transporter ATP-binding protein encodes MEYILEMKDISKTFPGVKALDHVQLQVRPGEVHALMGENGAGKSTLMKILMGIYTRDAGGEILFDGKPYMVSNPKEAMDMGVAMIHQELNPILDMTVYENIFVGRELRKNGLVDKKAEIEQAQKLIEECGLHVSPKETLRNLTVAQCQLIEIIKAISVNAKVIIMDEPTAAITDREVELLFGHIRRLKEKGVAIIYISHRMAEIFSICDRVSVYRDGQYIGTGTTTELDEGQLIKMMVGREITDVYPKLEADIGEVVFEAKNIVRADNKVKGVSLSVRRGEILGIGGLVGAGRSELVEGIFGMHALSQGEIFVHGKRVKISSPEDIIKQGVALITEDRKVTGLNLSGTVNDNIAMVAIKKLLTHGLYNKGKARRASEEYIEKLNIKTPSADQIVGNLSGGNQQKIVIAKWLLNDPDIIILDEPTRGIDVGAKRDIYLLLGNLVRQGKAVIMISSEIPELMGICDRIMVMCEGNYSGEVSREEFSQERIMTLASAIKV; translated from the coding sequence ATGGAGTATATCTTGGAAATGAAGGATATCAGCAAAACCTTCCCAGGCGTCAAGGCGCTGGACCATGTCCAGCTGCAGGTACGGCCGGGAGAGGTCCATGCGTTGATGGGAGAAAACGGAGCCGGTAAATCGACCCTGATGAAAATCCTGATGGGGATTTACACCAGGGATGCCGGTGGTGAGATCCTGTTTGATGGCAAGCCCTATATGGTTTCCAACCCCAAGGAAGCCATGGACATGGGCGTGGCCATGATCCACCAGGAGCTCAATCCCATCTTGGATATGACCGTATACGAAAACATCTTCGTAGGACGGGAACTGCGCAAGAACGGTCTGGTGGACAAAAAGGCCGAGATTGAACAGGCTCAGAAGCTGATTGAGGAGTGCGGACTGCACGTCTCGCCCAAGGAGACGCTGCGGAACCTGACAGTTGCCCAGTGCCAGCTCATCGAGATCATCAAGGCGATCTCCGTCAACGCCAAGGTTATCATCATGGATGAGCCCACTGCCGCCATCACCGACCGGGAAGTGGAGCTGCTGTTTGGACATATCCGCCGCCTGAAGGAGAAGGGCGTTGCCATCATCTACATCTCCCATCGTATGGCGGAGATCTTTTCCATCTGCGACCGGGTCAGCGTCTACCGGGATGGACAGTACATCGGGACAGGCACCACAACGGAGCTGGACGAAGGCCAGCTCATTAAAATGATGGTGGGACGGGAGATCACGGATGTGTATCCAAAGCTGGAGGCGGACATCGGCGAGGTCGTCTTTGAGGCAAAAAACATCGTCCGGGCCGACAACAAGGTCAAGGGCGTGAGCCTGTCCGTCCGCCGCGGTGAAATTCTGGGAATCGGCGGGCTGGTGGGCGCTGGGCGCAGCGAGCTGGTGGAAGGCATCTTTGGCATGCACGCCCTTTCACAGGGAGAGATTTTTGTCCACGGCAAGCGGGTGAAGATCTCCTCTCCGGAGGACATCATCAAACAGGGTGTTGCGCTTATCACCGAGGACCGAAAGGTCACGGGACTGAATCTCAGCGGCACGGTCAACGACAACATTGCCATGGTGGCCATCAAAAAGCTCCTGACCCACGGACTCTACAACAAGGGAAAAGCCCGCCGCGCGTCTGAGGAGTATATCGAAAAGCTCAACATCAAGACTCCTTCCGCAGACCAGATCGTTGGAAACCTCTCCGGCGGCAATCAGCAGAAAATCGTCATTGCAAAGTGGCTTTTGAACGATCCGGACATCATCATTCTGGACGAGCCCACCCGCGGCATCGACGTGGGTGCCAAGCGGGATATCTACCTGCTGCTGGGCAATCTGGTGCGCCAGGGCAAGGCGGTCATCATGATCTCTTCGGAGATCCCGGAACTGATGGGTATTTGTGATCGGATTATGGTCATGTGCGAGGGCAACTATTCCGGAGAGGTCAGCCGGGAGGAATTCTCCCAGGAGCGGATCATGACGCTGGCCTCTGCCATCAAGGTGTAA
- a CDS encoding ABC transporter permease: protein MKEKSRAKSLISEYFIFVIFIALVVVLTCLKPSFIQPANLVNILKQASINGILAFGMMFVIIAGGFDMSVGSTVAFTGILAAMLGQGQYPIFVPLIVAMLGGLAVGVVNGVGVAVGNLPPFIMTLGTMTAVRGLALLISDGKPIIGISESYKAVAASSIFGIPMLAVFLVITILLCSFVLSKTVYGRRVYACGGNLLAAQVSGINTTKIRISTFAIAGLLAGLSGFLMTSRVTIAQPTAAESYEMDAITACVVGGVSMTGGVGKPWGVVIGCLLITVIANGLDIMGVSSHWQKIVKGAIIVLAVLIDVKGKSKKR from the coding sequence ATGAAAGAAAAGAGTCGTGCAAAATCGCTGATCAGCGAATACTTCATCTTCGTGATTTTTATTGCGCTGGTGGTGGTGCTGACCTGCCTGAAGCCCAGCTTCATCCAGCCTGCCAACCTGGTCAATATTCTGAAGCAGGCCTCTATCAACGGCATTCTGGCATTCGGCATGATGTTCGTCATCATCGCGGGCGGCTTTGATATGTCAGTGGGCTCAACGGTCGCGTTCACCGGCATCCTGGCCGCCATGCTGGGCCAGGGACAGTATCCGATCTTCGTGCCGCTGATCGTAGCCATGCTGGGCGGCCTGGCCGTGGGCGTTGTCAACGGCGTGGGCGTTGCCGTGGGCAACCTGCCTCCGTTCATCATGACACTGGGAACCATGACGGCGGTCCGTGGTCTTGCCCTCCTGATCTCCGACGGCAAACCCATCATCGGAATCAGCGAATCGTACAAGGCTGTGGCGGCGTCTTCGATCTTCGGCATTCCCATGCTGGCGGTCTTTCTGGTGATTACCATTCTGCTCTGCTCCTTCGTGCTGTCGAAGACAGTCTACGGCCGCCGGGTATATGCCTGCGGCGGAAATCTGCTGGCAGCGCAGGTCTCCGGCATCAACACCACCAAGATCCGCATCTCCACCTTTGCCATCGCGGGGCTTCTGGCAGGCCTGAGCGGCTTTTTAATGACCTCCCGTGTTACCATTGCCCAGCCCACAGCGGCTGAGAGCTATGAGATGGATGCCATCACGGCCTGCGTGGTGGGCGGCGTCTCTATGACCGGCGGCGTGGGCAAGCCTTGGGGCGTGGTGATTGGCTGTCTGTTGATCACGGTCATTGCCAACGGTCTGGACATCATGGGCGTGTCTTCCCACTGGCAGAAGATCGTCAAGGGCGCCATCATCGTACTGGCTGTGCTGATCGACGTGAAGGGCAAGAGCAAGAAACGCTGA
- a CDS encoding sugar ABC transporter substrate-binding protein, which yields MKKKKFLALLLTGAMALAALTGCSSGTETTEESTGGDASAESGDGAYKIALIQQHQTNAFQIGVTEGAQAKADELGVELNILSADQDAAKQISQIEQCVSEGYDAILFEPVDPDGLRDAAKAAADAGVIMINIVSACTDWESAGISAVSCGDNVKAGENEMQHVADLLGGKGNIAILTGPSSTTDTTARLEGYRNILANYPDMTEVIAPADCAWDTAKAQSTVESWLSAYDLDAIVCQNDGMAVGAGNAAGANSGIVITGLDGTPDGYEAIKDGRITGTVAQDGGLMASSGVEAAVTLLDGGTLENNLIIADSVWIDSSNVADYE from the coding sequence ATGAAAAAGAAGAAGTTTCTGGCTCTGCTGCTGACCGGCGCCATGGCGCTGGCCGCCCTCACCGGCTGCAGCAGCGGCACCGAGACCACCGAGGAGAGCACTGGTGGGGATGCGTCCGCCGAGAGCGGAGACGGCGCCTATAAGATTGCCCTCATCCAGCAGCACCAGACCAACGCGTTCCAGATCGGCGTCACCGAGGGCGCACAGGCGAAGGCCGATGAGCTGGGTGTGGAGTTGAACATTCTGAGCGCCGATCAGGACGCTGCCAAGCAGATCAGCCAGATCGAGCAGTGCGTGTCCGAGGGCTATGACGCCATCCTGTTCGAGCCCGTGGATCCCGATGGCCTGCGCGACGCCGCTAAGGCCGCTGCCGACGCCGGCGTCATCATGATAAACATCGTATCCGCCTGCACCGACTGGGAGTCCGCCGGCATCTCTGCCGTGTCCTGCGGCGACAACGTCAAGGCCGGCGAGAATGAGATGCAGCATGTAGCGGATCTGCTGGGCGGCAAGGGCAACATCGCCATCCTGACCGGCCCCTCCTCCACCACCGACACGACCGCACGCCTGGAGGGCTATCGCAATATTCTGGCCAACTATCCGGACATGACGGAAGTGATTGCTCCCGCGGACTGCGCATGGGACACCGCCAAGGCCCAGTCCACCGTGGAGAGCTGGCTGTCTGCCTATGATCTGGACGCCATCGTCTGCCAGAACGACGGCATGGCCGTGGGCGCGGGCAACGCCGCCGGTGCCAACAGCGGCATCGTCATCACCGGCCTGGACGGCACCCCCGACGGCTATGAGGCCATCAAGGACGGCCGCATCACCGGCACCGTGGCGCAGGACGGCGGTCTGATGGCTTCCAGCGGCGTGGAAGCTGCTGTCACCCTGCTGGACGGCGGCACGCTGGAGAACAATCTCATCATCGCGGACAGCGTGTGGATTGACTCCTCCAACGTGGCGGATTACGAGTAA